Proteins from a genomic interval of Alphaproteobacteria bacterium:
- the deoA gene encoding thymidine phosphorylase yields MIPQELIRRKRDGFELSDSEIAEFIKGVTTEKITEGQVAAFAMAVFFKGLSVPERVSLTKAMTNSGAVLSWDGFDRPIVDKHSTGGVGDKVSIMLAPIVAACGAYVPMICGRGLGHTGGTYDKLQAIPGFELNPGWDKFKDTVRKVGCSIIGQTQDLAPADKRIYAIRDVTGTVESLDLITASILSKKIAAGLEALVMDVKVGSGAFMQTMPEAEALARSIIDVANMAGVKTSALITDMDQVLGRTAGNAIEMIESVEFLKGENLCPRLKEITLSLCAEMLVQAGLADNAEEGFKAVEEALMSGKALEVFSQMVHEMGGPLDFVERYKHYLQLAPICRPVYPVTSGYVQKIQTRDIGLALIELGGGRRRADDVIDHSVGFDHVAAISDFVSSDPAEQKPLAMIYAKDEADFEKAAQMILDAFKIADGRPVTPVLVRKYMN; encoded by the coding sequence ATGATCCCACAAGAATTGATTCGCCGCAAACGCGATGGCTTTGAACTATCAGATTCAGAAATTGCAGAATTTATCAAAGGCGTAACGACTGAAAAAATCACAGAAGGTCAAGTGGCTGCTTTTGCCATGGCTGTTTTTTTCAAGGGTTTATCAGTGCCAGAACGCGTTTCATTAACAAAGGCAATGACAAATTCAGGCGCCGTATTGTCATGGGATGGATTTGATCGTCCAATTGTTGATAAGCATTCAACAGGAGGGGTGGGTGATAAGGTTAGCATTATGTTAGCGCCGATTGTTGCAGCTTGTGGTGCTTATGTGCCGATGATTTGTGGACGTGGACTTGGTCATACAGGCGGAACTTATGATAAGCTTCAAGCTATTCCTGGGTTTGAGTTAAATCCTGGGTGGGATAAATTTAAAGACACGGTTCGGAAAGTGGGCTGCTCGATTATTGGGCAGACTCAAGATTTAGCGCCAGCAGACAAACGTATTTATGCGATTCGTGATGTGACAGGAACAGTTGAATCCCTTGATTTGATCACAGCTTCGATTCTCTCAAAAAAGATTGCAGCTGGTCTTGAGGCTCTGGTGATGGACGTGAAAGTTGGCTCGGGTGCTTTTATGCAAACAATGCCTGAGGCAGAAGCTCTTGCACGCTCGATTATTGATGTTGCAAACATGGCTGGTGTTAAGACTTCAGCTTTGATTACAGATATGGACCAAGTTTTGGGCCGCACAGCGGGTAATGCCATTGAGATGATTGAATCAGTTGAATTCTTGAAGGGCGAGAACCTCTGTCCTCGCTTGAAAGAAATTACGCTTTCTCTCTGTGCTGAAATGCTTGTTCAAGCTGGTCTTGCTGATAATGCAGAAGAGGGGTTTAAGGCAGTTGAAGAGGCATTGATGTCTGGTAAGGCCTTAGAGGTTTTCTCTCAAATGGTTCATGAAATGGGTGGGCCTCTTGATTTTGTTGAAAGATATAAGCATTATTTGCAACTGGCCCCAATATGTCGTCCTGTTTATCCTGTAACATCAGGGTATGTGCAAAAGATTCAAACGCGTGACATTGGTCTTGCTTTGATTGAATTAGGTGGTGGACGCAGGCGTGCTGACGATGTTATTGATCATTCTGTTGGTTTTGATCATGTTGCAGCTATCTCTGATTTTGTGAGTTCTGATCCTGCAGAGCAAAAACCACTTGCGATGATTTATGCGAAGGATGAGGCGGATTTCGAAAAGGCTGCGCAGATGATTCTGGATGCTTTTAAAATTGCTGATGGTAGGCCAGTTACACCCGTTCTTGTTCGTAAATATATGAACTAG
- a CDS encoding N-acetylmuramoyl-L-alanine amidase produces MIKTNHYNLDSIWRASAGFCSFLGSKLRKSSVLLVFLIVLFVPIEGDDTDAATQRPVVQDVKLGVHPNKTRFVMNISQETGYKVFMLKNPYRVVIDFPALEWKAADTVREKGMIKGYRYGLFNENITRIVLEVDRPVLVENAFFVKEESAQKGKRFVVDVTAVSADQFTKNEKKIIQQGQIQAVEVPELHETSKVATAQQKPSTVSEPEFLNKAELEKPKQVLVPTAPAPASKLKPIAPQENAPPLIKVEEPMIQQTEQIGSIHKAPQSAPPSKGHASGKKTIVIDAGHGGVDPGAIGVDRSYEKNITLAVAKELKKQILKTGKYNVVLTRETDVFIPLKQRVAIARKAKADLFVSLHADSVGKKSTRGASVYTLSEKASDKEAELLASRENKADVIAGMDLSTENEEVAGILIDLAQRDTMNQSRQFASHVVKTVGKESLLLTKPNRSAGFAVLKAPDIPSVLIEMGYLSNSTDCKLLKTASHQQKLSKLIASSVDAFFNGGQSSQQAGLLSSQ; encoded by the coding sequence ATGATCAAGACAAATCACTATAACCTGGATTCGATCTGGAGAGCTTCAGCTGGTTTCTGCTCTTTTCTCGGCAGCAAGCTAAGGAAGTCTTCGGTGTTGCTTGTCTTTTTAATTGTTCTTTTTGTGCCAATTGAAGGTGATGATACAGATGCAGCAACGCAGCGTCCTGTGGTTCAAGATGTAAAGCTTGGTGTTCATCCTAATAAAACACGGTTTGTGATGAATATTTCACAAGAAACCGGTTATAAAGTTTTTATGCTCAAAAATCCCTACCGCGTTGTGATTGATTTTCCGGCTCTTGAATGGAAAGCAGCCGATACGGTGCGTGAAAAGGGGATGATCAAAGGCTATCGCTATGGTCTTTTTAATGAAAACATTACCCGTATTGTGCTTGAGGTTGATAGGCCCGTTTTGGTTGAAAATGCTTTCTTTGTTAAAGAAGAATCAGCTCAAAAGGGGAAGCGTTTTGTGGTTGATGTGACAGCTGTTTCAGCTGATCAATTTACTAAAAATGAGAAAAAAATTATTCAGCAAGGTCAAATCCAAGCGGTAGAAGTACCTGAGTTACATGAAACGTCAAAAGTTGCAACAGCACAGCAGAAACCATCAACTGTATCCGAGCCTGAATTTTTAAACAAGGCTGAGCTTGAAAAGCCAAAGCAAGTACTAGTTCCAACAGCTCCGGCGCCAGCTTCCAAATTGAAACCGATTGCTCCCCAAGAGAATGCGCCGCCTCTGATTAAGGTTGAAGAACCAATGATTCAGCAGACTGAGCAAATAGGCTCGATACACAAAGCGCCGCAATCGGCTCCGCCTTCAAAAGGGCATGCGAGTGGGAAAAAAACAATTGTGATTGATGCAGGACATGGTGGTGTTGATCCAGGCGCGATTGGTGTTGATCGATCTTATGAGAAAAACATAACGCTTGCTGTCGCAAAAGAGCTCAAAAAACAGATTCTGAAAACAGGCAAGTACAATGTGGTTTTAACACGCGAGACAGATGTTTTTATTCCTTTAAAGCAGCGCGTTGCAATTGCACGAAAAGCAAAGGCTGATCTGTTTGTATCGCTCCATGCTGATAGTGTCGGGAAAAAAAGCACAAGGGGTGCATCGGTTTATACATTGTCTGAAAAAGCGTCAGATAAGGAAGCTGAATTATTGGCATCGCGCGAAAATAAAGCAGATGTGATTGCAGGGATGGATCTTTCAACTGAGAATGAAGAAGTTGCAGGGATTTTGATTGATTTGGCTCAGAGAGATACGATGAATCAGTCGCGTCAATTTGCAAGCCATGTTGTGAAAACAGTCGGGAAAGAATCGCTTTTACTCACAAAGCCAAATAGGTCAGCTGGTTTTGCTGTTTTGAAAGCGCCCGATATTCCATCTGTTCTGATTGAAATGGGGTATTTATCAAATTCAACGGATTGTAAATTGTTGAAAACAGCAAGTCATCAACAAAAACTATCGAAGTTGATTGCGTCTTCTGTTGATGCTTTTTTCAATGGTGGGCAGTCATCTCAGCAGGCAGGTCTTCTTTCATCTCAATAG
- the deoC gene encoding deoxyribose-phosphate aldolase — translation MLERATIDLDLIQSCLDYTDLSDPPQHETFVSLCEKAKSIKPFVAAVCVWPEFVAEAASRLAETSIEIATVVNFPSGKMTNEEIRDQIAFCLNEGATEIDIVIPYQVILSGANLDLKTWIVNIKSQLPNSIPLKVILESGAFDNLDLLKRVSLDVIQGGGDMLKTSTGKIAKGASLEAVRVMAEAIAESGANVGLKISGGVREVDQALSYVQLVQSILGADYIQPKLFRIGASQLLEKIIASKR, via the coding sequence ATGCTTGAGAGAGCGACAATAGATTTAGATTTGATTCAGTCTTGTTTGGATTACACAGATTTATCGGATCCGCCTCAGCATGAAACATTTGTTTCACTTTGTGAGAAAGCAAAAAGTATTAAGCCATTCGTTGCCGCGGTTTGTGTTTGGCCAGAATTTGTCGCAGAAGCAGCAAGTCGGTTGGCGGAGACTTCAATTGAAATTGCCACGGTTGTGAATTTTCCTTCTGGAAAAATGACAAATGAAGAGATTCGTGATCAAATTGCTTTTTGTTTGAATGAAGGAGCAACGGAGATTGATATCGTGATTCCCTATCAGGTAATTTTATCAGGCGCGAATCTTGATTTAAAGACTTGGATTGTGAACATAAAATCACAGCTACCAAACTCAATTCCGTTGAAAGTTATTTTAGAAAGTGGTGCTTTTGACAATCTTGATTTGTTAAAGCGCGTTTCGCTTGATGTGATTCAGGGCGGCGGCGATATGCTCAAAACATCGACCGGAAAAATTGCAAAAGGGGCAAGTCTTGAGGCTGTTCGCGTTATGGCGGAAGCAATTGCGGAAAGTGGCGCAAATGTGGGGCTTAAAATTTCAGGCGGCGTCCGTGAGGTTGATCAGGCTTTGAGCTATGTTCAGCTTGTTCAGAGCATTTTGGGAGCTGATTATATTCAGCCGAAATTGTTCCGGATCGGGGCAAGCCAATTGCTTGAAAAAATAATTGCATCTAAGCGCTAG
- a CDS encoding DMT family transporter, translating to MILNKIKDTKVLKGILFVITGFIIYAIMDAIVKDLSDEFSLSEIIFFNALFALFPIVMMAFRMDGGKCLKTTNVKLHLTRGLIMFGATFAAFYGYSQMPLAEAYAIAFSAPFFISIFSVIFLKEVVGFKRWLAVIVGFIGVMLILKPGPDQVFSYAAFGPLGAAIGISFGIIIVRYLGRTESSLSIAFYSNFVILCVAGLTCLPQFVMPSFVDFIRLSFAGLLCGFADLFIFSAYKRVEGAILAPFQYTQILWGAIVGYIAFGDVPTQDLLLGGSVVIASGLYIIISEAKLERRRKKRASQADIMLVEDR from the coding sequence ATGATATTGAACAAAATTAAAGACACGAAAGTTTTAAAGGGCATATTGTTTGTCATAACTGGTTTTATTATTTATGCCATTATGGATGCAATTGTGAAGGATTTGAGTGATGAATTTTCTTTGAGTGAAATCATTTTCTTTAATGCTCTATTCGCTCTCTTTCCAATTGTAATGATGGCCTTCCGGATGGATGGTGGAAAATGTCTCAAGACAACAAATGTGAAACTGCATTTGACGAGAGGCCTTATTATGTTTGGAGCAACCTTTGCAGCCTTTTACGGATATAGTCAGATGCCTTTGGCAGAGGCCTATGCTATTGCATTTTCTGCGCCTTTCTTTATTTCAATTTTCTCAGTTATTTTTTTGAAAGAAGTTGTTGGTTTTAAAAGATGGCTTGCTGTTATTGTTGGTTTTATTGGCGTTATGTTGATTTTAAAACCAGGTCCGGATCAAGTTTTTAGCTATGCTGCTTTTGGACCATTGGGTGCTGCTATTGGCATTTCATTTGGAATTATCATTGTGCGCTATTTAGGGCGTACAGAATCAAGTCTTTCTATTGCTTTTTACAGTAACTTTGTGATTTTGTGTGTTGCGGGTCTGACTTGTTTGCCGCAATTTGTGATGCCAAGTTTTGTTGACTTTATAAGATTGTCGTTTGCGGGATTGCTTTGTGGCTTTGCAGATCTTTTTATCTTCTCTGCCTATAAAAGAGTGGAGGGTGCGATCTTAGCACCTTTCCAATATACTCAAATTCTGTGGGGTGCGATTGTTGGTTATATCGCTTTTGGGGATGTTCCAACCCAAGATTTACTTCTTGGCGGTTCGGTCGTGATTGCAAGTGGACTTTACATTATTATCAGTGAAGCGAAACTTGAAAGAAGACGCAAAAAAAGAGCTTCGCAAGCAGATATTATGCTTGTTGAAGATCGGTAA
- a CDS encoding SEL1-like repeat protein gives MTHTINDTSSVRTINFYLYNFESASVVTLEPGAKRVTVQESELNSRTMEMFDRPVVYVSPSQRAQMPHSFSTLSGLSAFLDACSFLVSKEFLPQDVTDAEKQNHHYDSKMAISLLEKACKNNFAFAVFTMGLFYETGKNVKVDEKKALSLYKKAANMGIAVAQCALGLRIFRYVPEGESYKASINRTQAVVWLERAAKRGFAEAQIALARAYEHGEFGHEHASLAYSWYQKAADQGHPEAQYTVANEYLIGGSDINLAFDFFQRSAHQGYAEAQIEVGNFYYYGKNGLVRNVPLARDWYTKAANQNNMTAQYYLGVTYEDEQDFVSAFNWYAQSANAGFAEAQYRLGTLYERGVCFKVELANAFACYQRAAGQGHLEAQMSLASCYHHGKGVPKNLREAMVWYQKAKEQGSAKAEASLAKMRADLEQDKKAAQAKLQSSFKAKFDAMLKPLEKEIPHYEALQDRWLRMMGSAFEIESYKRIKEIEESVKNGHPITGPLLNEMKSLADTFLAAVRDVAQTLKKAEKERARVERQAEKAEKRASRRLELASIPDAPVSTEPDSITRSVKAEQAKAAEAKEKRKSVTLERRLSRSFSRSSLKLDFQQTQEQLAKEKEKHELRKSQRLSKLYTKEELIAAGILPAENQTQPVKTYGRIASFEKGTQEIFEGKREAREYTQLVQDLLNEFADSADLKLFKKVRKFEKLKKGLGGLVGVDHLKPWERNGCRICSFRVSDAIPERIVFAWNKKEQKAYQVTFVNYHPK, from the coding sequence ATGACACACACGATTAACGATACCTCATCTGTAAGAACCATCAATTTTTATTTGTATAATTTTGAATCAGCATCAGTAGTTACTTTGGAGCCTGGTGCCAAAAGAGTTACAGTTCAAGAATCAGAGTTGAATAGTCGCACGATGGAGATGTTTGACAGGCCAGTTGTATATGTATCGCCATCGCAGAGAGCACAGATGCCGCATTCATTTTCAACTCTTTCTGGCCTAAGTGCATTTTTAGATGCTTGTTCCTTTTTAGTGTCAAAAGAATTTTTGCCTCAAGACGTAACAGATGCTGAAAAGCAAAACCATCATTATGATTCTAAGATGGCGATTTCATTATTGGAGAAAGCGTGCAAAAACAATTTTGCATTTGCAGTCTTTACTATGGGGCTCTTCTATGAGACTGGGAAAAATGTTAAAGTAGATGAGAAAAAGGCTTTATCTCTTTATAAAAAAGCAGCCAATATGGGTATTGCCGTAGCACAATGCGCCTTAGGTCTGAGGATTTTCAGGTATGTTCCGGAGGGGGAGTCTTATAAGGCGTCTATAAATAGGACACAGGCGGTGGTTTGGTTAGAAAGAGCAGCCAAGCGAGGTTTTGCAGAGGCTCAAATTGCTTTAGCGAGAGCTTATGAACACGGGGAATTTGGGCACGAGCACGCAAGCTTAGCTTATTCTTGGTATCAAAAAGCAGCAGATCAGGGGCATCCAGAAGCTCAATATACAGTGGCTAATGAGTATTTAATTGGTGGATCGGATATAAATTTAGCTTTTGATTTTTTTCAACGCTCTGCTCATCAAGGATATGCTGAAGCTCAAATAGAGGTCGGAAATTTTTACTATTATGGAAAAAATGGTCTTGTCCGAAATGTTCCATTGGCACGTGATTGGTATACAAAAGCAGCAAATCAAAATAATATGACCGCTCAATATTATTTAGGTGTTACATATGAGGATGAGCAAGATTTTGTGAGTGCTTTTAATTGGTATGCACAATCTGCAAATGCCGGATTTGCTGAAGCTCAGTATAGGTTAGGGACTCTATATGAAAGAGGTGTGTGTTTCAAAGTAGAGCTAGCTAATGCTTTTGCTTGCTATCAAAGAGCGGCAGGGCAAGGACATCTTGAGGCTCAAATGAGCCTAGCAAGTTGTTATCATCATGGAAAAGGTGTGCCAAAAAATTTGAGGGAAGCGATGGTTTGGTATCAAAAAGCAAAGGAGCAAGGCTCTGCAAAAGCTGAGGCCTCTCTAGCAAAAATGAGAGCGGATTTAGAGCAAGATAAGAAAGCAGCACAGGCAAAACTTCAGAGTTCCTTTAAGGCAAAATTTGATGCTATGTTGAAGCCTCTTGAGAAGGAGATACCTCATTATGAGGCGCTTCAAGATAGGTGGCTAAGAATGATGGGATCTGCTTTTGAGATAGAGTCATATAAGAGAATTAAAGAAATAGAAGAATCAGTTAAGAATGGGCATCCTATCACAGGGCCGCTTTTAAACGAAATGAAGAGCCTTGCAGATACCTTTTTAGCAGCAGTCAGAGATGTAGCACAAACCTTGAAGAAAGCTGAGAAAGAACGCGCACGAGTAGAACGTCAAGCTGAAAAAGCAGAAAAGAGAGCTTCACGTCGGTTAGAGCTTGCTTCGATCCCTGATGCGCCTGTTTCTACAGAACCTGATTCAATCACAAGATCTGTTAAAGCAGAGCAAGCTAAAGCAGCTGAAGCAAAAGAGAAGAGAAAGAGCGTGACACTTGAAAGACGTTTAAGCAGGTCTTTTTCAAGAAGCTCATTAAAATTGGACTTTCAGCAAACTCAAGAACAATTGGCTAAAGAAAAAGAGAAGCATGAGCTCCGAAAAAGTCAAAGACTCTCAAAACTTTACACAAAAGAAGAGCTGATCGCAGCTGGTATTTTACCAGCTGAAAATCAGACGCAGCCTGTTAAAACCTATGGGCGGATTGCGAGCTTTGAGAAGGGCACGCAAGAGATTTTTGAAGGCAAAAGAGAGGCCAGAGAATACACGCAATTGGTGCAAGATCTTTTAAATGAGTTTGCAGATTCAGCAGATCTGAAATTATTCAAAAAAGTTCGTAAATTTGAGAAATTGAAAAAAGGTCTTGGTGGTCTAGTTGGCGTTGATCACTTAAAGCCATGGGAGAGAAATGGCTGCCGGATTTGTTCATTTAGAGTTTCTGATGCCATTCCAGAGCGGATCGTCTTTGCTTGGAACAAGAAAGAGCAAAAAGCCTATCAGGTAACCTTTGTGAATTATCACCCGAAGTGA
- a CDS encoding penicillin-binding protein 1A: protein MRFFSFLISAISLFGIIGMVGAMLVILHFNEDLPDYSSLATYEPPISTRIHAGDGRLLDEFAIEHRIFVPIDEIPKEVIHAFLSAEDKSFYSHPGIDFSGIARAFLTNMKKYATGKRPEGASTITQQVARNFFLTDEVSYVRKIKEMLLALKLEQTYSKDKILELYLNQIYLGQRSYGVAAAALNYFDKSLEDLTVEEAAFLASLPKAPNNYNPKRNMKGALIRRNWVLQRMVEEGHLAQDIAAEASNLPITLPQGKGSDVTKADYFVEEVRRELVKLYGPDVFYNDGLSVRTSLNSAYQNIAHHALREGLETYDRRHGWRGPISHVNEVSQLKPVQDLEANFDLSPGYHFAIVTSVAPDKAHLIFPDETKGTIALDDLKWARKALADSRMGPAVTSVKDVLTEGDVVLTQKLGKGQYALRQMPKAQGAIIVLDPHTGRILAMSGGYSFKQSVFNRATQALRQPGSSFKPFVYLAALEEGFTPSDLILDEPFSFNQGPGLAAWTPKNITKKFYGPTPLRVGLEKSRNLMTVRLAHHVGLEKIAQLVHDFGVIDEMPQMLSMSLGAGESTLLKMTTGYAMIANGGKKITPTFIDKVQDRQGKVIYKHETRACQNCLMSELLPEETGSFNRPWQVPVIADTREEVCDPKHAYQMISMLEGVIQRGSGVRIKELGRHIAGKTGTSNENFDTWFIGFTPDLVVGVFVGYDEPRSLGSEETGSRVALPVFKNFMAQALKGEDDLPFRIPSGLRQVRVNPATGRLATAGENFIWEAFIPGTEPKPGFTKILDGFEEKAQEQEAVDQLTRENEMQSQETQVLPSEPTESQIVVEPDDSDVMTGTGGLY, encoded by the coding sequence ATGCGCTTTTTTTCTTTTTTGATTTCAGCAATTTCTTTGTTCGGCATTATCGGCATGGTTGGTGCAATGCTGGTCATTCTTCATTTTAATGAAGATCTTCCAGACTATTCAAGTCTTGCAACTTATGAGCCTCCGATTTCAACAAGGATCCATGCTGGTGATGGACGATTGCTTGATGAGTTTGCGATTGAGCATCGGATTTTCGTTCCGATTGATGAGATTCCAAAAGAAGTGATTCATGCTTTTTTATCTGCAGAGGATAAAAGCTTTTATAGTCATCCTGGGATTGATTTTTCAGGCATTGCGCGTGCCTTTTTGACCAATATGAAAAAATATGCAACAGGCAAAAGACCTGAAGGTGCATCGACGATCACACAGCAAGTCGCGAGAAACTTCTTTCTAACAGATGAAGTTTCTTATGTGCGTAAAATCAAAGAAATGCTTTTGGCGCTAAAATTAGAACAAACCTATAGCAAAGATAAGATTTTGGAATTGTATCTGAATCAGATTTATCTTGGGCAAAGATCTTACGGTGTTGCAGCTGCCGCTTTGAATTATTTTGACAAGTCCCTTGAAGATCTAACAGTGGAAGAGGCCGCTTTTTTAGCATCGCTCCCGAAGGCGCCAAACAATTATAATCCAAAGCGCAATATGAAAGGCGCTTTGATTCGCCGAAACTGGGTCTTGCAGCGCATGGTAGAAGAAGGTCATTTGGCTCAGGATATTGCAGCAGAGGCATCAAACTTGCCAATTACTCTGCCTCAAGGAAAAGGATCAGACGTAACCAAGGCTGATTATTTTGTGGAAGAAGTGCGCCGTGAGCTGGTGAAGCTTTATGGTCCAGATGTGTTTTACAATGATGGATTGTCAGTGAGAACATCGCTTAATTCTGCTTACCAGAATATTGCACATCATGCCTTGCGTGAAGGGCTTGAGACATATGACAGGAGGCATGGATGGCGTGGTCCAATTTCGCATGTAAATGAAGTTAGTCAATTGAAACCTGTTCAAGATCTGGAGGCAAATTTTGATCTATCGCCCGGCTATCATTTTGCCATTGTCACATCTGTTGCGCCTGATAAAGCGCACTTAATCTTTCCTGATGAAACCAAAGGGACGATTGCTCTTGATGATTTGAAATGGGCACGAAAAGCATTAGCAGACTCAAGAATGGGGCCAGCTGTGACATCTGTCAAAGATGTGCTCACTGAAGGTGATGTGGTTTTAACGCAAAAATTAGGTAAGGGGCAATATGCACTTCGCCAAATGCCAAAAGCACAAGGGGCAATTATTGTGCTTGATCCTCACACAGGCCGTATTTTAGCCATGTCTGGTGGTTATAGCTTCAAGCAAAGTGTGTTCAATCGAGCAACACAAGCCTTGCGTCAACCAGGTTCGAGTTTTAAGCCTTTTGTTTATTTAGCAGCACTTGAAGAGGGATTCACGCCGTCAGATCTCATCTTGGATGAACCATTTTCATTCAATCAAGGTCCAGGTCTTGCAGCTTGGACGCCTAAAAATATTACAAAGAAATTTTATGGTCCAACACCTTTAAGGGTTGGACTTGAGAAATCCAGAAACTTAATGACAGTCAGACTTGCGCATCATGTTGGGCTCGAAAAAATTGCCCAGCTTGTGCATGATTTCGGCGTGATTGATGAGATGCCTCAGATGCTTTCGATGTCTTTGGGGGCGGGTGAGTCAACCCTGCTTAAAATGACAACAGGCTATGCCATGATTGCCAATGGTGGGAAGAAAATCACGCCAACTTTTATTGACAAAGTGCAAGATAGGCAAGGTAAGGTAATTTATAAGCATGAGACAAGAGCTTGTCAAAATTGCCTCATGAGTGAACTTTTGCCAGAAGAGACAGGTTCATTTAATCGGCCATGGCAAGTGCCTGTGATTGCTGATACACGGGAAGAGGTTTGTGATCCCAAGCACGCTTATCAAATGATCTCGATGCTTGAAGGCGTTATACAGCGAGGCTCAGGCGTTCGAATAAAGGAATTGGGTCGTCATATAGCGGGTAAAACAGGAACATCAAATGAGAATTTTGACACCTGGTTTATTGGCTTTACGCCAGACTTAGTGGTCGGTGTTTTTGTTGGATATGATGAGCCAAGATCATTAGGATCGGAAGAAACAGGCTCGCGCGTTGCCTTACCTGTGTTCAAGAATTTTATGGCTCAAGCTTTAAAAGGCGAAGATGATCTGCCTTTCAGAATTCCTTCTGGTTTGAGACAAGTGCGTGTGAATCCTGCAACGGGACGCCTTGCAACAGCAGGTGAAAACTTTATCTGGGAAGCCTTTATTCCAGGGACAGAACCAAAGCCAGGATTCACAAAGATTCTGGATGGCTTTGAAGAAAAAGCGCAAGAGCAAGAGGCTGTGGATCAGCTGACCAGAGAGAATGAGATGCAGTCTCAAGAAACGCAAGTTTTACCATCCGAGCCAACTGAATCTCAAATTGTTGTTGAGCCAGATGATAGTGATGTGATGACTGGCACCGGCGGTTTATACTAG
- the prfB gene encoding peptide chain release factor 2 (programmed frameshift), with amino-acid sequence MRAEMEKIANQIKESLTLLRRHLDWDHALKTQAELKAETEKPDLWNDPEKAQTIMRDLNHLEEKINAQKAIEQELQDQIDMIEMGEAEGDAGIVEEAEKALETLGQKIAKLELETLLSGEADANDCYISLNAGAGGTEAQDWASILLRMYLRWADLKGYKVDWLEELSGDEAGIKSVTLQIKGKNAYGWLKTESGVHRLVRISPFDSNARRHTSFASVAVSPVIDDDFEIEVLEKDLRIDTYRSSGAGGQHVNTTDSAVRITHMPTGIVVQCQQERSQHKNRAKAMQMLKGRLYEQELQKREIEAQGVEAQKTDIGWGHQIRSYVLHPYQLVKDLRTQVETGNTQAILNGEIDLFLEAALAHKIQGLKTKTS; translated from the exons ATGCGCGCTGAAATGGAAAAGATCGCAAATCAGATCAAAGAATCACTCACTTTATTGCGGAGGCATCTT GACTGGGATCACGCACTCAAGACACAGGCCGAGTTAAAAGCCGAGACCGAAAAACCAGATCTTTGGAATGATCCTGAAAAAGCGCAAACTATTATGCGCGATTTGAATCATCTTGAAGAAAAAATCAATGCGCAAAAAGCAATCGAACAGGAATTGCAAGATCAGATTGATATGATCGAGATGGGTGAGGCGGAAGGCGATGCAGGCATTGTTGAAGAAGCTGAAAAGGCCCTTGAAACGCTTGGACAGAAAATTGCAAAGTTAGAGCTTGAAACATTGCTCTCAGGTGAAGCGGATGCAAATGACTGTTATATTTCACTCAATGCAGGAGCTGGCGGGACAGAGGCTCAGGACTGGGCATCGATTTTGCTGCGGATGTATTTACGTTGGGCAGATTTGAAGGGCTATAAGGTTGATTGGCTTGAAGAGCTCTCTGGCGATGAGGCAGGTATTAAATCTGTCACGCTCCAGATCAAAGGCAAGAATGCATATGGATGGCTCAAGACAGAATCGGGTGTTCATCGCTTGGTGCGGATTAGCCCCTTTGATAGCAATGCAAGACGTCATACAAGTTTTGCAAGTGTGGCGGTGAGTCCGGTGATTGATGATGATTTTGAGATTGAAGTTTTAGAAAAAGACTTGCGGATCGATACATACCGATCATCCGGTGCAGGCGGTCAGCACGTAAATACAACAGATTCTGCGGTTCGTATTACGCACATGCCAACAGGAATTGTTGTCCAGTGCCAACAAGAACGCTCACAACATAAGAATAGAGCCAAAGCGATGCAAATGCTGAAAGGCCGTCTTTATGAACAAGAGCTCCAAAAGCGTGAGATTGAAGCGCAAGGGGTCGAAGCTCAGAAGACAGATATCGGGTGGGGTCACCAGATTCGCTCTTATGTATTGCATCCCTATCAGCTTGTCAAAGATTTACGGACACAAGTTGAAACAGGGAATACGCAAGCGATTTTGAATGGTGAGATTGATTTATTCCTTGAAGCAGCTCTTGCTCATAAGATTCAAGGACTCAAGACGAAGACATCTTGA